The following proteins come from a genomic window of Pseudomonas sp. MAG733B:
- a CDS encoding heme biosynthesis protein HemY, translating to MKRLYVIVFLVIAIAAALGLAIAEHSGYVLIAYKSFRFESSLWATLALLAVLWLVFWGIKALIELVTTSGGVVNPWSRRNRSRRVQVAIEHGQLDLAEGRWASAQRHLHRAAEAERQPLLYYLGAARAANEQGHYEESDNLLERALERQPQAELAIALNHAQLQTDRGDTDGALSTLQAMHERHPHNAQTLRQLQRLHQQRGDWSAVIRLLPELRKDKVLPPAELAELERRAWGKNLSLAAHQEEDGTVGLQSLNRAWQQLTSAQRQEPQLVLAYAEQLRQLGAQVEAEEVLRTALKRNYDSHLARLYGLVRGSDPTRHLQLAEGWLKDHPADPSLLLTLGRLCLQSSLWGKARDYLESSLRVQRNPEACAELARLLAQMGDTERSNQLFQEGLGLLDERLLSAPLPVPAHA from the coding sequence ATGAAACGCCTCTATGTGATCGTGTTTCTGGTCATCGCCATTGCCGCTGCGCTGGGTTTGGCGATCGCCGAGCATTCCGGTTACGTGCTGATCGCCTACAAGAGCTTTCGCTTCGAATCGAGCCTGTGGGCAACTCTGGCGCTGCTGGCGGTTCTCTGGCTGGTGTTCTGGGGCATCAAGGCATTGATCGAACTGGTGACGACCTCCGGAGGTGTGGTCAATCCCTGGTCGCGGCGTAATCGCAGTCGCCGGGTTCAAGTGGCGATCGAACATGGTCAACTGGACCTGGCCGAAGGTCGCTGGGCCAGCGCGCAGCGTCATTTACATCGCGCTGCGGAAGCCGAACGTCAACCGTTGCTGTACTACCTCGGTGCAGCGCGTGCGGCGAACGAACAAGGACATTACGAGGAGAGCGACAACCTGCTGGAGCGCGCGCTTGAGCGTCAGCCTCAGGCGGAATTGGCGATTGCCTTGAACCACGCACAATTGCAGACCGATCGCGGCGATACCGACGGAGCCCTGTCGACCCTGCAAGCGATGCACGAACGTCACCCTCATAACGCCCAGACCCTGCGCCAGTTGCAACGCCTGCATCAGCAGCGGGGCGACTGGTCGGCGGTCATTCGCCTGCTGCCGGAACTGCGCAAGGACAAAGTGCTGCCACCCGCGGAACTGGCCGAGCTGGAGCGTCGCGCCTGGGGCAAGAATCTGTCCCTGGCGGCGCATCAGGAAGAGGACGGCACCGTCGGCTTGCAATCGCTCAATCGCGCCTGGCAGCAACTGACGTCGGCTCAGCGTCAAGAGCCGCAACTGGTGCTCGCCTATGCTGAACAGCTGCGGCAACTGGGCGCGCAGGTCGAGGCCGAAGAAGTCTTGCGAACGGCTCTGAAGCGCAACTACGACAGTCATCTGGCGCGTCTCTACGGATTGGTTCGCGGCAGTGATCCGACTCGTCATTTGCAGCTTGCCGAAGGTTGGCTCAAGGATCATCCCGCCGATCCGAGCCTGTTGCTGACTTTGGGTCGCCTGTGTTTGCAAAGTAGCCTTTGGGGTAAAGCCAGGGATTATCTGGAAAGCAGTCTGCGCGTGCAGCGCAATCCGGAAGCCTGCGCCGAACTCGCGCGGCTGCTCGCGCAAATGGGTGATACCGAGCGCAGCAACCAGCTGTTCCAGGAAGGCCTGGGCCTGCTGGATGAGCGCTTGTTGTCGGCGCCGCTGCCGGTGCCGGCTCACGCTTGA
- a CDS encoding ATP-binding cassette domain-containing protein, whose translation MIRLQNLTLQRGPQRLLEDAELTLHAGQKAGLIGANGAGKSSMFALLRGELHPDSGDCFLPADWRIAHMRQEVDTLERLAVDYVLDGDLRLRQVQHDLAAAEAAHDGAAQARLHSELDSADGYTADARARKLLAGLGFTNEQMDRQVGDFSGGWRMRLNLAQALMCPSDLLLLDEPTNHLDLDAIIWLEEWLKSYPGTLMLISHDRDFLDAVVDHVAHVDQRKINLYRGGYSAFERARAERLAQQQQAYEKQQVQRAHMESYIARFKAQATKARQAQSRIKALERMEELTAAHVDSPFDFVFRESQKISSPLIDLSDARLGYGDKAVLEKVKLQLTPGARIGLLGPNGAGKSTLIKNLAGELSPLAGRLTRGENTVVGYFAQHQLDSLDSKASPLLHLQRLAPTEREQTLRDFLGGFDFRGARIDEPVLNFSGGEKARLALALIAWDRPNLLLLDEPTNHLDLEMRLALTMALQEFSGAVLVVSHDRHLLKSTTDNFYLVADGKVEEFDGDLEDYTRWLVEYRQRNAPVSNTPVNPDKTDKKAQRQAAAALRQQLAPHKREADKLEAELGKLHEKLAKIDTSLGDSDIYEPARKNELRDLLAEQAKLKVREAELEEAWMEALELLESMQAELEALS comes from the coding sequence ATGATTCGACTTCAGAACCTGACTTTACAGCGTGGCCCGCAACGTCTGCTAGAAGACGCCGAGTTGACGCTGCACGCCGGCCAGAAAGCCGGCCTCATCGGTGCCAACGGCGCCGGCAAATCGAGCATGTTCGCCTTGCTTCGGGGTGAACTGCACCCGGACTCGGGTGATTGCTTCCTGCCGGCCGACTGGCGTATCGCCCACATGCGCCAGGAGGTCGACACGCTCGAACGCCTGGCGGTCGACTACGTGCTCGATGGCGACCTGCGCCTGCGCCAGGTGCAACACGACCTGGCGGCAGCCGAAGCGGCCCATGACGGTGCCGCTCAGGCCCGCCTGCACTCCGAACTCGACAGCGCCGACGGGTACACCGCCGACGCCCGGGCGCGCAAGTTGCTGGCCGGTCTGGGCTTCACCAACGAGCAGATGGATCGTCAGGTCGGAGATTTCTCCGGCGGCTGGCGGATGCGTCTGAACCTCGCGCAGGCCTTGATGTGTCCTTCGGACCTGTTGCTGCTCGACGAACCGACCAACCACTTGGACCTCGACGCCATCATCTGGCTCGAAGAGTGGCTCAAAAGCTATCCTGGCACCTTGATGCTGATCTCCCACGACCGGGATTTCCTCGATGCCGTGGTCGATCATGTCGCGCACGTTGATCAGCGCAAAATCAACCTCTATCGCGGTGGCTACAGCGCCTTCGAGCGTGCCCGTGCCGAACGTCTGGCCCAGCAACAGCAGGCTTACGAGAAGCAGCAGGTGCAACGTGCGCACATGGAAAGCTACATCGCCCGCTTCAAGGCCCAGGCGACCAAGGCCCGGCAGGCCCAGAGCCGGATCAAGGCACTGGAGCGGATGGAAGAGCTGACCGCCGCCCACGTCGATTCGCCGTTCGACTTCGTTTTCCGCGAATCGCAGAAAATCTCCAGCCCGCTGATCGACCTGTCCGACGCGCGTCTGGGTTACGGCGACAAAGCCGTACTGGAGAAGGTCAAGCTGCAACTGACCCCGGGTGCGCGCATCGGCTTGCTCGGTCCGAATGGCGCCGGTAAATCGACCCTGATCAAAAACCTTGCTGGCGAACTGTCGCCGCTGGCCGGCCGGTTGACCCGTGGCGAGAACACCGTGGTTGGCTACTTCGCTCAGCATCAGCTCGACTCGCTGGACTCCAAGGCCAGCCCGTTGCTGCACTTGCAGCGTCTGGCGCCGACCGAACGCGAACAGACCCTGCGTGACTTCCTCGGCGGTTTCGACTTCCGTGGTGCGCGGATCGATGAGCCGGTACTGAATTTCTCCGGTGGCGAGAAAGCACGTCTGGCCTTGGCGTTGATCGCCTGGGATCGTCCGAACCTGTTGCTGCTCGACGAACCGACCAACCACCTGGACCTGGAAATGCGCCTGGCGCTGACCATGGCCCTGCAGGAATTCAGTGGTGCGGTACTGGTGGTCTCCCACGACCGTCACCTGCTCAAGAGCACCACCGACAATTTCTATCTGGTGGCGGACGGCAAAGTCGAGGAATTCGACGGCGACCTGGAGGACTACACCCGGTGGCTGGTGGAGTATCGCCAGCGCAATGCGCCGGTCAGCAACACCCCGGTCAATCCGGACAAGACCGACAAGAAAGCCCAGCGTCAGGCCGCTGCTGCATTGCGTCAGCAACTGGCGCCGCACAAGCGCGAAGCTGACAAGCTTGAAGCCGAACTCGGCAAGCTCCACGAAAAACTGGCGAAAATCGATACCAGCCTCGGCGACAGCGATATCTACGAGCCAGCGCGCAAGAACGAGTTGCGTGATCTGCTGGCCGAACAGGCCAAGCTAAAGGTGCGTGAAGCTGAGCTGGAAGAAGCCTGGATGGAAGCGCTGGAACTGCTGGAAAGCATGCAGGCGGAGCTGGAGGCGCTGTCCTGA
- a CDS encoding mechanosensitive ion channel family protein: MDAFKLPLPAMWVEPIWLGVQILLILLAGYITQRFVAKCLTRLGERYPFPPQLLMPLRGGLRWLIMGSALIFVLERLGVSATVLWTALSGFVAVAAVAFFAMWSVLSNLLCAILIFTVGPFRLGDVVELVDTTDKPGVKGRVVAINLLYTTLIEAEELGTGSAMVQVPNSLFFQRSVRRWRGTDVFPSSGFEK, encoded by the coding sequence ATGGACGCCTTCAAGCTGCCGCTGCCGGCCATGTGGGTAGAGCCGATCTGGCTCGGCGTGCAAATCCTGCTGATTCTGCTGGCCGGTTACATCACCCAGCGTTTCGTTGCCAAATGCCTGACCCGTCTCGGTGAGCGCTACCCGTTTCCGCCACAGTTGCTGATGCCGCTGCGCGGTGGGCTGCGCTGGCTGATCATGGGCAGTGCGCTGATTTTCGTGCTCGAGCGCCTCGGGGTTTCGGCCACGGTGCTGTGGACGGCATTGTCGGGGTTTGTCGCGGTCGCGGCGGTGGCCTTTTTCGCCATGTGGAGCGTGCTCTCCAATCTGCTGTGCGCGATCCTGATTTTTACCGTCGGCCCGTTTCGCCTCGGCGATGTGGTCGAGTTGGTGGACACCACCGACAAGCCCGGCGTCAAAGGCCGGGTGGTGGCGATCAATCTGCTTTACACCACATTGATCGAGGCTGAAGAGCTGGGCACCGGCAGCGCCATGGTGCAAGTGCCCAATAGCTTATTCTTCCAGCGTTCGGTGCGGCGCTGGCGCGGGACGGATGTGTTTCCGTCGAGCGGTTTTGAGAAGTAG
- a CDS encoding FKBP-type peptidyl-prolyl cis-trans isomerase: MSRYLFLSLCVIFSAAQAAEKTQENDAHDLAYSLGASLGERLRQEVPDLQLKALVEGLQQAYQGKPLALKDEQIEQILTEHEARVAMQTPAPQSERALENEQRFLTEEKAKPGVRELTDGILLTELAPGTGAKAGPNGKVQVLYIGRLPDGTVFDQNSQPQWFSLDSVISGWRSALQNMPVGAKWRLVIPSAQAYGADGAGDLIAPFTPLVFEVELRGATS, from the coding sequence ATGTCGCGCTACCTTTTTTTATCGCTGTGCGTAATTTTTTCGGCTGCTCAGGCCGCCGAAAAAACCCAGGAAAATGACGCCCACGATCTCGCTTACAGCTTGGGTGCGAGCCTGGGTGAACGCCTGCGCCAGGAGGTTCCCGACCTGCAACTCAAGGCGCTGGTCGAAGGTTTGCAGCAAGCCTATCAAGGCAAGCCACTGGCGTTGAAAGACGAGCAGATCGAGCAGATTCTCACCGAGCACGAAGCCCGGGTCGCCATGCAGACACCCGCACCACAAAGCGAGCGTGCGCTGGAAAACGAGCAACGTTTTCTCACCGAGGAAAAAGCCAAGCCCGGCGTTCGTGAACTGACTGATGGAATTCTGCTGACCGAGTTGGCACCCGGTACTGGCGCCAAGGCCGGACCGAATGGAAAAGTGCAGGTGCTTTACATCGGACGCCTTCCCGACGGCACCGTGTTCGACCAGAACAGTCAGCCACAGTGGTTCAGTCTCGACAGCGTGATCAGCGGCTGGCGCAGCGCATTGCAGAACATGCCGGTCGGCGCGAAATGGCGTCTGGTGATTCCATCGGCACAAGCCTATGGCGCAGATGGTGCCGGCGACCTGATCGCGCCGTTCACGCCTCTGGTATTCGAAGTCGAATTACGCGGCGCTACCAGCTGA
- a CDS encoding penicillin-binding protein activator LpoB, with translation MRAWIGLMALACAFGVQAAPKVAVTDLAYQERVEQYIHIVSAQNNYNHSYYGASGSSNYNEIEATTSYIEQAELRKFTGDIKGEILRTGMFQLVQGTPYTAASKGDIYDVIKRIKAGNFKGADYVLFGTVSDIDFTRDVTELANTDSHSAVLGLTLVADFSLINTRTYEITSAFTAMGEGQDTKLVNGRDIKVSLNRPRVVRDVSKALGEDVAAQLSQQLGGGYEQPGQAPLRNNLPADTAPIILR, from the coding sequence ATGCGTGCATGGATTGGCTTGATGGCCCTGGCCTGTGCGTTCGGCGTGCAGGCAGCGCCGAAGGTCGCGGTCACGGACCTTGCGTATCAAGAGCGGGTGGAACAGTACATCCACATCGTCTCGGCCCAGAACAACTACAACCACAGTTACTACGGTGCCAGCGGGTCGTCGAACTACAACGAGATCGAAGCCACCACCAGCTACATCGAACAAGCCGAGCTGCGTAAATTCACCGGTGACATCAAGGGCGAGATCCTTCGTACCGGCATGTTCCAGTTGGTGCAGGGCACGCCATACACGGCCGCGTCCAAGGGTGACATCTACGATGTGATCAAGCGCATCAAGGCTGGTAACTTCAAAGGTGCCGATTACGTGCTGTTTGGCACGGTGTCGGACATCGACTTCACCCGCGACGTTACCGAACTGGCCAACACCGACAGTCATTCCGCGGTGCTGGGACTGACACTGGTGGCGGATTTCAGCCTGATCAATACCCGTACCTACGAAATCACCTCGGCCTTCACGGCGATGGGCGAAGGTCAGGACACCAAGCTGGTAAACGGTCGCGACATCAAGGTCTCCCTGAACCGCCCGCGCGTCGTGCGCGATGTGTCCAAGGCGCTGGGTGAGGACGTTGCGGCGCAATTGAGCCAACAGCTCGGCGGCGGTTACGAGCAACCTGGGCAGGCCCCATTGCGAAATAACCTGCCGGCGGATACCGCACCGATCATTTTGCGCTGA
- the rsd gene encoding sigma D regulator, producing the protein MLESCQNAQERWGGVHLLIDRWLQERKDLIDAYDKLGATPETLGENRKPLQEFCGVLVDYVSAGHFEIYEQLTGEAKAFNDKRGLELAETIYPRIDVITEKLLAFNDLCDEGKCVAEKFKELGGLLHERFELEDCLIEVLHTAHKETDSVQA; encoded by the coding sequence ATGCTCGAAAGTTGTCAGAATGCTCAGGAACGCTGGGGTGGAGTGCACCTTCTGATCGATCGCTGGTTGCAGGAACGCAAGGACCTGATCGACGCATACGACAAGCTCGGCGCCACACCTGAAACGCTGGGCGAGAACCGAAAGCCTTTGCAGGAATTCTGCGGCGTGTTGGTCGATTACGTCTCCGCCGGGCACTTCGAGATCTATGAGCAGCTGACGGGGGAGGCCAAGGCCTTCAACGACAAGCGAGGCCTGGAACTCGCCGAGACCATCTACCCGCGCATTGACGTCATCACCGAGAAGCTTCTCGCGTTCAACGACCTGTGCGATGAAGGAAAGTGTGTCGCAGAGAAGTTCAAGGAACTCGGCGGCCTGTTGCACGAACGCTTCGAACTGGAAGATTGCCTGATCGAAGTGCTGCACACCGCTCACAAGGAAACCGATTCGGTCCAGGCCTGA
- a CDS encoding AlgP family protein, which produces MSATKKPVNTPLHLLQQLSSSLLEHLETACSEALADAEKLLAKLEKQRGKAQEKLHKSRTKLQDAAAAGKAKAQAKAKDGVKELEDLLDALKERQSDTRGYILQLKRDAQESLKLAQGIGRVQEAVGKALSLRAAKPAAAPAKKAAAKPAAAKAPAKPAAKPVAKAPVKAAAKPAAKKPAAASAAKPAARTAAAKPAAAKPTAAKTAAAKPAAAKTAAAKPAAKPAVKAAAKPAVKTAAKPAAKPAVKAAAKPAAKTAAAKPAAKPAAKPVAAKTAAKPAAKPAAKPAAKTAAKPAAKPAAKTAAAKPATAAKPATASAAKPAAAKPAAKPVAAKPAAKPAAKPAAKPAAKPAVKKPVVAKPATAPVAKPATPAPAAAPASTASTSTATPAPTPAAVPSATTSTPTSAS; this is translated from the coding sequence ATGTCGGCCACCAAGAAGCCAGTAAACACTCCGTTGCACCTGCTCCAACAACTCTCGAGCAGCCTGCTCGAGCATCTGGAAACCGCTTGTTCCGAAGCCTTGGCTGATGCTGAAAAACTGCTCGCCAAGCTGGAAAAGCAGCGCGGAAAAGCGCAGGAAAAATTGCACAAATCCCGCACCAAATTGCAGGACGCTGCAGCGGCCGGCAAGGCCAAGGCACAAGCCAAAGCCAAGGACGGAGTGAAAGAACTTGAGGACCTGCTGGATGCTCTCAAAGAGCGTCAGTCGGACACTCGCGGCTACATCCTGCAACTCAAGCGCGACGCTCAAGAAAGCCTGAAACTGGCCCAGGGTATCGGTCGTGTACAAGAGGCTGTCGGCAAGGCGTTGTCCCTGCGTGCGGCCAAGCCTGCTGCGGCTCCTGCGAAGAAAGCCGCTGCCAAACCGGCTGCTGCAAAAGCACCGGCCAAGCCTGCCGCCAAACCGGTTGCCAAGGCACCGGTGAAAGCCGCAGCCAAACCTGCAGCGAAAAAACCAGCTGCGGCCAGCGCTGCAAAACCTGCGGCTAGAACTGCCGCTGCGAAGCCTGCTGCTGCCAAACCGACTGCTGCAAAAACAGCGGCTGCCAAACCTGCCGCGGCGAAAACCGCTGCAGCAAAACCAGCGGCAAAACCAGCTGTAAAAGCTGCTGCCAAACCAGCTGTAAAAACTGCTGCCAAACCAGCGGCAAAACCTGCCGTAAAAGCCGCTGCAAAACCTGCTGCTAAAACCGCTGCGGCGAAGCCTGCTGCCAAGCCAGCCGCCAAACCTGTTGCAGCCAAAACCGCAGCCAAGCCAGCGGCAAAACCAGCAGCAAAACCTGCTGCGAAAACAGCGGCTAAACCAGCTGCCAAGCCGGCCGCTAAAACCGCTGCCGCGAAACCTGCCACTGCCGCCAAACCGGCAACTGCCAGCGCCGCGAAACCTGCCGCAGCCAAACCCGCAGCCAAACCAGTTGCTGCCAAGCCTGCTGCAAAACCAGCGGCCAAACCTGCTGCTAAACCAGCAGCCAAGCCGGCAGTGAAAAAACCGGTTGTTGCCAAGCCAGCGACTGCCCCTGTTGCCAAGCCGGCTACCCCGGCTCCAGCCGCAGCACCTGCTTCGACAGCCTCCACCTCGACAGCTACGCCAGCACCAACGCCGGCCGCTGTTCCGAGCGCAACAACCTCCACCCCAACCAGCGCTTCCTAA
- a CDS encoding YcfL family protein: protein MRFKFIAVLGLALLAGCATPPPPEPGSAASKVVAQGKLKNIVVGAMRVARENGFMTVNTQLSNTSYNNKTFYYRFAWLGPEGFPVAEEETWKSQLMYGEQTSFIQAIAPTAKAVDFRLEIKTP, encoded by the coding sequence ATGCGCTTCAAATTCATCGCTGTCCTCGGCCTGGCCCTGCTGGCCGGCTGCGCCACCCCGCCACCGCCGGAGCCGGGCAGTGCCGCCAGCAAAGTCGTGGCCCAAGGCAAACTGAAGAACATCGTGGTCGGCGCCATGCGCGTGGCCCGGGAAAACGGCTTCATGACGGTCAATACGCAGCTGAGCAACACCAGCTACAACAACAAGACCTTCTACTACCGCTTCGCCTGGCTCGGCCCTGAAGGCTTCCCGGTCGCCGAAGAGGAAACCTGGAAGAGCCAGTTGATGTACGGCGAACAGACCAGCTTCATTCAGGCCATCGCCCCGACGGCCAAAGCCGTGGATTTCCGTCTGGAAATCAAGACGCCTTAA
- the lpoB gene encoding penicillin-binding protein activator LpoB: MFARFSFIAVIALLASGCANTSPTLGSKNINYGDTKAVETVTNEFGSTDLQMIAETMTRSLAQSGILQGRPVVQVYDVKNKTSEYIDTREITTSIKTQLMKTGTARFASDNTQMQSQVDQLKLQNQSGLYKKSTVAKTGNMVAAKYRLEGSISSIVKRSSDYKDVFYKFSLQLIDVESGLAEWMDEKEIRKTTER; this comes from the coding sequence ATGTTTGCACGCTTTTCTTTCATCGCTGTCATCGCCCTGCTCGCCAGTGGTTGCGCCAACACTTCGCCAACCCTGGGCAGCAAGAACATCAACTACGGCGATACCAAAGCGGTTGAAACCGTCACCAACGAATTCGGTTCGACCGACCTGCAAATGATCGCCGAAACCATGACCCGCTCCCTGGCCCAGTCCGGCATTCTGCAGGGCCGTCCGGTGGTGCAGGTCTATGACGTGAAGAACAAGACCAGCGAGTACATCGACACCCGCGAAATCACCACCAGCATCAAGACTCAACTGATGAAGACCGGCACCGCCCGCTTCGCCAGCGACAACACCCAAATGCAGAGCCAGGTCGATCAGCTGAAGCTGCAAAACCAGAGCGGCCTGTACAAGAAGAGCACCGTGGCCAAGACCGGCAACATGGTCGCCGCCAAGTATCGCCTTGAAGGTTCGATCAGCTCGATCGTCAAGCGCAGCAGCGACTACAAGGACGTCTTCTACAAATTCAGCCTGCAACTGATCGACGTTGAAAGCGGTCTGGCCGAGTGGATGGACGAAAAAGAGATCCGCAAGACCACGGAGCGTTAA
- a CDS encoding LysE family transporter has translation MELQTWLAFFAACWVISLSPGAGAIASMSSGLQYGFWRGYWNALGLQLGLAVQIAIVGAGVGAILTASASAFYAIKWFGVAYLVYLAIKQWRALPSDMSDDAAVRQIGKPMALVFRGFLVNISNPKALVFMLAVLPQFIDPHAPLLIQYVIIGVTMVCVDLIVMAGYTGLASKVLRLLRTPKQQKRMNRTFAGLFIGAAAFMATLRKAAV, from the coding sequence ATGGAGCTTCAAACATGGCTGGCGTTTTTTGCCGCCTGCTGGGTGATCAGCCTGTCTCCCGGTGCCGGCGCCATTGCGTCGATGTCCAGTGGTCTGCAATACGGGTTCTGGCGCGGTTACTGGAACGCGCTGGGCCTGCAATTGGGCCTTGCGGTGCAGATCGCCATTGTCGGCGCCGGTGTGGGCGCGATTCTTACGGCTTCGGCCTCTGCCTTCTACGCGATCAAATGGTTCGGTGTGGCGTACCTGGTCTATCTCGCGATCAAGCAATGGCGCGCGTTGCCCAGCGACATGAGCGATGACGCGGCCGTGCGCCAGATCGGCAAGCCGATGGCCCTGGTGTTCCGTGGTTTCCTGGTGAACATCAGCAACCCCAAGGCACTGGTATTCATGCTCGCAGTGTTGCCGCAGTTCATCGACCCGCACGCGCCACTGCTGATCCAGTACGTGATCATCGGTGTGACCATGGTCTGCGTCGATCTGATCGTCATGGCCGGGTACACCGGGTTGGCGTCCAAGGTGTTGCGCCTGTTGCGCACGCCCAAACAGCAGAAGCGCATGAACCGCACTTTTGCCGGCCTGTTCATCGGCGCGGCGGCGTTCATGGCAACGTTGCGCAAAGCGGCGGTGTAA
- a CDS encoding disulfide bond formation protein B: MSLACSRSLFFTVFVTGALVLGASYYLEYAVGLTPCGLCLLQRVCLALLTGVCLVAAVQGPGQLGALLYWLLGLLCSLAGTATAWRQVLLQSDPVHQLSACAPHLTEPLANAPWTCVMQQMFKGTVDCVQITWTLFDLSIPEWSLLFFVAMMILCVYQLLRLVWTALQRPLSGESSHRAFVRD, translated from the coding sequence ATGTCGTTGGCCTGCTCACGCTCCTTGTTCTTCACGGTTTTCGTTACGGGCGCCCTGGTCCTGGGCGCGTCTTACTATCTGGAATATGCCGTCGGCCTCACGCCGTGTGGCTTGTGCCTGTTGCAACGGGTTTGCCTGGCGTTGCTGACGGGTGTCTGCCTGGTGGCTGCCGTGCAGGGGCCTGGTCAACTCGGTGCCTTGCTGTATTGGTTGTTGGGTCTGCTCTGCAGCCTGGCAGGTACGGCCACGGCGTGGCGGCAGGTATTGTTGCAAAGTGACCCGGTGCATCAGCTGTCGGCCTGCGCGCCGCATCTGACAGAGCCGCTCGCCAACGCGCCGTGGACGTGTGTCATGCAGCAGATGTTCAAAGGCACCGTCGACTGCGTGCAGATCACCTGGACGCTGTTCGACCTGAGCATTCCGGAGTGGAGTCTGCTGTTCTTCGTCGCGATGATGATTCTGTGTGTTTATCAGCTGCTGCGCCTTGTCTGGACCGCTTTGCAACGACCGCTCAGCGGCGAGTCGTCGCACCGGGCCTTTGTGCGTGATTAA
- a CDS encoding TIGR02444 family protein, which translates to MSSDLWSFSLSTYAKPGVEQACLQLQSMGVNVCLLLCAAWLGQRGIACNEQRLQQLRSETTSWDADVVRPLRALRMQWKEAATKDVELSKLREQVKSLELEAERHLLQRLERSAQNWPQEEKTDLSAWLEGVAADAAHLDRDALHQLRVAVTGT; encoded by the coding sequence ATGTCCTCTGACCTGTGGAGCTTTTCCCTCAGCACTTACGCCAAACCGGGCGTTGAGCAGGCGTGCCTGCAATTACAGTCAATGGGGGTCAATGTGTGTCTGCTGCTGTGCGCGGCATGGCTTGGCCAACGAGGCATCGCCTGCAACGAACAACGTTTGCAGCAACTTCGCAGTGAGACCACGTCCTGGGACGCTGATGTCGTGCGACCGTTGCGGGCATTGCGCATGCAATGGAAAGAAGCCGCGACGAAGGACGTCGAGCTGAGCAAGTTGCGAGAGCAAGTGAAGTCGTTGGAGCTGGAAGCCGAGCGGCATCTGTTACAGCGACTGGAACGATCGGCGCAGAACTGGCCGCAAGAAGAGAAGACCGATCTATCGGCCTGGCTGGAAGGTGTGGCGGCGGACGCCGCCCACCTCGACCGCGACGCGCTGCATCAGCTGCGCGTCGCGGTAACCGGCACTTAG